The following are encoded together in the Thermomonas brevis genome:
- a CDS encoding ABC transporter permease: protein MKPQQILAVMWKEVRQMARDRMTVAMMIGIPTMQLLLFGYAINLDVRNLPAAVADMADTGGSRAFVQDLFATGVVRPVAGARTPQELQALLHAGKIKVGVLVPPDFERRRIDGREAVQVIVDGSDTSVQAAARQLVMMPLDGAGAAPASPIGVLPLYNPARISAVNVVPGLIGVILTMTMVMFTAMSIVRERERGNLELLITTPVSSGELMVGKVLPYIAAGLVQVTLVLLLGALLFQVPIRGGLLDVYVASALLVVANLGLGLLISTLAKTQFQAMQMAFFLFLPSILLSGFMFPFDGMPVAVQWLAEVLPLTHFMRLIRGVMLRGAHVADLWPDALALIVFTVAMMGLATLRFRKRLD, encoded by the coding sequence ATGAAGCCGCAGCAGATCCTCGCGGTGATGTGGAAGGAAGTGCGGCAGATGGCGCGCGACCGGATGACGGTGGCGATGATGATCGGCATCCCGACGATGCAACTGCTGCTGTTCGGCTACGCGATCAACCTCGACGTGCGCAACCTGCCGGCGGCGGTGGCCGACATGGCGGACACCGGCGGCTCGCGCGCGTTCGTGCAGGACCTGTTCGCCACCGGCGTGGTGCGGCCGGTCGCCGGCGCGCGCACGCCGCAGGAATTGCAGGCGCTGCTGCACGCCGGAAAGATCAAGGTCGGCGTGCTGGTGCCGCCGGACTTCGAGCGTCGCCGCATCGACGGGCGCGAGGCGGTGCAGGTGATCGTCGACGGCAGCGACACCTCCGTGCAGGCCGCCGCGCGCCAGCTGGTGATGATGCCGCTGGACGGCGCGGGCGCCGCGCCGGCATCGCCCATCGGCGTGCTGCCGCTGTACAACCCGGCGCGCATCTCCGCGGTCAACGTGGTGCCGGGGCTGATCGGCGTGATCCTGACGATGACCATGGTGATGTTCACCGCCATGTCCATCGTGCGCGAGCGCGAGCGCGGCAACCTCGAACTGCTGATCACCACGCCGGTGTCCAGCGGCGAGCTGATGGTCGGCAAGGTGCTGCCCTACATCGCCGCCGGGCTGGTGCAGGTGACCCTGGTGCTGCTGCTGGGCGCCTTGCTGTTCCAGGTGCCGATCCGCGGCGGCCTGCTCGACGTGTACGTCGCCTCGGCGCTGCTGGTGGTCGCCAACCTCGGCCTCGGCCTGCTGATCTCGACGCTGGCGAAGACTCAGTTCCAGGCCATGCAGATGGCGTTCTTCCTGTTCCTGCCGTCGATCCTGCTGTCCGGCTTCATGTTCCCGTTCGACGGCATGCCGGTGGCGGTGCAGTGGCTGGCCGAGGTCCTGCCGCTGACCCACTTCATGCGCCTGATCCGCGGCGTGATGCTGCGCGGCGCGCACGTCGCGGACCTGTGGCCGGACGCGCTGGCGCTGATCGTCTTCACCGTCGCGATGATGGGGCTGGCGACGCTGCGTTTCCGCAAGCGGCTGGACTGA
- a CDS encoding amidohydrolase, with protein MRKLDSMMALALGLLAGPALAQTTVLTAHRIHTMDAARPQAQAVAFDASGKILDVGDAKDLLARHPGAKRLDVGNATVVPGLIDAHGHVSGLGWAMLTADLVDTADKAEILERLRAKEKELKPGEWLIGRGWDQNDWPEKAFPTAADLDAAFPGRPVWLSRIDGHAGWANSAAMRAVKRDLSGSWQPDGGTIRRDDKGQPTGVFVDNAMALVDAAQPAASDATAEKALSLGMRAAVEHGLTGVHDAGIPLEELHRYQRLADRGQVPLRIYAMADGNNAALESLCRNGLYRHPSGRLQMRAVKLYADGALGSRGAALLADYSDDHGNRGLMVMSPEELAAAADKAHRCGVQVATHAIGDRGNRVALDTYAKALGKDVESDHRWRIEHAQVLSPEDLPRLAQMHVIASMQPTHATSDMPWAEDRLGPQRIVGAYAWRQLRDAGTHLALGSDFPVESVDPRLGLYAAVSRSDGKGLPAGGWYPDEKLTAFEALRGFTLEAAYAGFAENEVGSLAPGKRADFVVLAEDPLAVPEAALRTLDVRATYVDGKAVYEAKKK; from the coding sequence ATGCGGAAGCTGGATTCCATGATGGCGCTGGCGCTGGGACTGCTGGCCGGCCCGGCGCTGGCGCAGACCACCGTGCTGACCGCGCACCGCATCCACACGATGGACGCCGCGCGGCCGCAGGCGCAGGCGGTGGCGTTCGACGCGTCGGGCAAGATCCTCGACGTGGGCGACGCGAAGGACCTGCTGGCGCGCCATCCCGGCGCGAAGCGGCTGGACGTCGGCAACGCCACCGTGGTGCCGGGGCTGATCGACGCGCACGGCCACGTCTCCGGGCTGGGCTGGGCGATGCTGACCGCCGATCTGGTCGATACCGCGGACAAGGCCGAGATCCTCGAACGCCTGCGCGCCAAGGAAAAGGAACTGAAGCCGGGCGAATGGCTGATCGGGCGCGGCTGGGACCAGAACGACTGGCCGGAGAAGGCGTTCCCGACCGCCGCCGACCTCGACGCCGCGTTCCCCGGCCGCCCGGTCTGGCTGTCGCGCATCGACGGCCACGCCGGCTGGGCCAACAGCGCCGCGATGCGCGCGGTGAAGCGCGACCTCAGCGGCAGCTGGCAGCCGGACGGCGGCACCATCCGCCGCGACGACAAGGGCCAGCCGACCGGCGTGTTCGTCGACAACGCGATGGCGCTGGTCGATGCCGCGCAGCCGGCCGCCAGCGATGCCACTGCCGAGAAGGCGCTGTCGCTGGGGATGCGGGCGGCGGTCGAACACGGCCTGACCGGCGTGCACGACGCCGGCATCCCGCTGGAGGAACTGCACCGCTACCAGCGCCTGGCCGACCGCGGGCAGGTGCCGCTGCGCATCTACGCGATGGCCGACGGCAACAACGCCGCGCTGGAATCGCTGTGCAGGAACGGCCTGTACCGGCATCCTTCCGGCCGCCTCCAGATGCGCGCGGTGAAGCTGTACGCCGACGGCGCCTTGGGCAGCCGCGGCGCGGCGCTGCTGGCCGACTACAGCGACGACCACGGCAACCGCGGGCTGATGGTGATGTCGCCGGAGGAACTGGCTGCCGCCGCCGACAAGGCGCACCGCTGCGGCGTGCAGGTGGCGACCCACGCCATCGGCGACCGCGGCAACCGCGTCGCGCTCGACACCTACGCCAAGGCGCTGGGCAAGGACGTGGAAAGCGACCACCGCTGGCGCATCGAACACGCGCAGGTGCTTTCGCCCGAAGACCTGCCGCGGCTGGCGCAGATGCACGTCATCGCCTCGATGCAGCCCACCCACGCGACCAGCGACATGCCGTGGGCCGAGGACCGGCTGGGCCCGCAGCGGATCGTCGGCGCCTACGCCTGGCGCCAGCTGCGCGACGCGGGCACGCATCTCGCGCTGGGTTCGGACTTCCCGGTGGAATCGGTCGATCCGCGCCTGGGCCTGTACGCGGCGGTCAGCCGCAGCGACGGCAAGGGCCTGCCGGCGGGCGGCTGGTATCCGGACGAGAAGCTGACCGCGTTCGAGGCGCTGCGCGGCTTCACCCTGGAAGCGGCCTATGCGGGCTTTGCCGAGAACGAAGTCGGCAGCCTCGCGCCCGGCAAGCGCGCCGATTTCGTGGTGCTGGCCGAAGACCCGCTGGCGGTGCCGGAGGCGGCGCTGCGCACGCTGGACGTGCGCGCGACCTACGTGGATGGCAAGGCCGTGTACGAGGCGAAGAAGAAATGA
- a CDS encoding ABC transporter ATP-binding protein produces MRAHGLSKRFGALLAVDRVDLAVPRASVYGFLGPNGSGKSTTIRMLCGLLTPSAGDIEVLGLRIPEQAEALRRRIGYMTQKFSLYEDLSVRENLEFLATVQGLPREARRRRVDALLQTYDLADRARQLAGTMSGGQKQRLALAGAVVHEPELLFLDEPTSAVDPESRRDFWEKLFDLADAGTTILVSTHYMDEAERCHRIAILDTGRLMADGTPDELTARLAGRTLGVQAREPRRAQAALHAVDGVLSVAQIGNELRVLCAGNGDAAARLRDALRARGIEAEVRAIEPNLEDVFVAATQGRAEARAA; encoded by the coding sequence ATCCGCGCCCACGGCCTGAGCAAGCGCTTCGGCGCGCTGCTGGCGGTGGATCGCGTCGATCTCGCGGTGCCGCGCGCCAGCGTGTACGGCTTCCTCGGCCCCAACGGCTCCGGCAAGTCCACCACCATCCGCATGCTCTGCGGCCTGCTGACGCCGAGCGCGGGCGACATCGAAGTGCTCGGCCTGCGCATCCCCGAGCAGGCCGAGGCGCTGCGCCGGCGGATCGGCTACATGACCCAGAAGTTCTCGCTGTACGAAGACCTCAGCGTGCGCGAGAACCTGGAGTTCCTCGCCACGGTGCAGGGCCTGCCGCGCGAGGCGCGACGCAGGCGCGTCGATGCGCTGCTGCAAACCTACGACCTGGCCGACCGCGCGCGCCAGCTGGCCGGCACCATGAGCGGCGGCCAGAAGCAGCGGCTGGCGCTGGCCGGCGCGGTGGTGCACGAGCCGGAACTGCTGTTCCTGGACGAACCGACCAGCGCGGTCGACCCGGAATCGCGCCGCGATTTCTGGGAAAAACTGTTCGACCTCGCCGACGCCGGCACCACCATCCTCGTTTCCACGCACTACATGGATGAGGCCGAGCGCTGCCACCGCATCGCCATCCTCGACACCGGCCGCTTGATGGCCGACGGCACGCCGGACGAGCTCACCGCGCGGCTGGCCGGACGCACGCTGGGCGTGCAGGCGCGCGAGCCGCGCCGCGCGCAGGCCGCGCTGCATGCGGTGGACGGCGTGCTCAGCGTGGCCCAGATCGGCAACGAACTGCGCGTGCTCTGCGCCGGCAACGGCGACGCCGCCGCGCGCCTGCGCGACGCGCTGCGGGCGCGGGGCATCGAGGCGGAGGTGCGGGCCATCGAGCCGAACCTGGAGGACGTGTTCGTCGCCGCCACCCAAGGGCGCGCGGAGGCTCGGGCCGCATGA